The genome window GGATTGTCAGTGGATGTCCgaaataatgaagatgatgaagatgattattttgaatgcttgaaaacaattaatgaaatcagagaatatttgatatgTTCCATGTTAGAAGATGATTTCGAGGGGGAATGGGAAAATACGGAAAATGGGTCAAgtattgttaaaaataatattattggTAGTTTAAGTTTACCAAGGTATCCAAAAATTAtagtttaaaaaatatatctgtgtatttatttaaaatataaaattaataatgcaATAGGAATTTGTAGAAGCCATATACCAAGAATAGCACAAACTATCTCCACTTCAATTTCGACACTCTGCTtatacatttttattatattcctgataaatttcaatgtgTCAGCTGTTATTCTTTCGACCACATTCTGAGTGGTCCCACTTGTATTACTTGCAACAATGACGTCTTTAATTTCAGTAATATTAACTCTAGGCAGTGTAACTTCTGCCTTTTCATTTATCCATGTCAAGCTATTACTAATGGCATACAATTTACTCTCAATGACACACGATACCACTGATTTCATCGGTGAATATAACAATGTACCGTTAAACAAATCCGCAAGTGcatcatcaatatcatcGATGAAATCAGTTACTGTCTCATTTAAAGACTTAGTGGTTGTGTCTACCCAACCAAATACTTGCTCATTTATATTAGTTTGTGtatcatttatataaatatttgtttgatTACCCCataattctaaatttttatcaaacaCAGCACTTGAATTTGCACTCAATGAAAGCATACTTGAATTTTGTTCAAAGGCATTTAACTTTGAGTTTAGTATAGATATAGTTATCAGTTGAACAATACATACTAAAAGGCCCAATAATCCAATGCCAAGAATTAGTAATGCACGCTCTGAAGTCACATAAAGAATGGTCCATCTTAGATAAGGTTTATCTGACGTATTAGTTTCTGATCTCCTTAGGAAAGATAAACTTgaagatatttttgtaaatagaCAGTAGACTCTATTATGCCATGGATTAAAACATTCAAAGTAACTTTTGATTACGTCGCCGAAATCACTGTCACTACGATTGTTGGTTTTAATGTGatttttatcattgaaCGGATTGtttatttcttcatcactTGATGATTCTATTTCAACTGTGTTACCAGAGTATGTGCTATCATCTAGcttatataattttgtccataataatttttcctCCCACCACTCAGGTATCATCATAGCAAAGGCACCAAGTATTAGCAAAATAACGAAGACTAGAACAGTTATTCTGATGACCGAACTCAGATCTTGGAAAAATGATACAATCTCAGCTTTATGAGGGCTACATATTGATGTCTCCACTGACAAATCACTTGTGTTGGTTGATGGCACATATAAATTGGTTGGATTACCAACTATTTTTGAGACATCTATATCtgatatttcatttctGACCTTTTCAAACGGCACAGCTATTAGATTTTGGGTCTTATTCTTAACTTCTGAAAAGCTTGGTGTCTTTGCTGAAAGTGCCTCTAATTTGtcattaattgatgaaGGGATATATAAGTTTCTTAATGctgaaattgttaaattgACACTAGCAATTTGAGATTCATCGTCATCGTCATCTCCTGTCAAAAAGTTCTCGACTTTATCTGCTACTTTCAACACTTTGTTAATAAGTTCTGATATATCATCTAATCCATTATCTAAGTCGTTAGCTAATGTAGATATTGATCCATTTACATAggatattaatttttcagtagCATTGGTTGCAACATCTACCGTCCCATCGATAGCACTCACTATCAAACACTCATATGTCCCAAGATACAAATCAATTAAGAACTTGAATAATTCTTCACTTGAATATACAAGTAACGATAGAACAGTTAAAGTGGCCTTTACAGATCCTTCCATCGATTCTTTAATCATATAATTTCCAAATTTCGCAATATAATACGGTGTGTCTTCAATGGCTTGAGCATATAGATTATCGATTGTATCACAGTTAGCTAATACATAGGCTTGCGCAATATTCAACGAACTTTtgatagaaaataaaaacattaaaagCTTTAACGCTGCTAATATCAGTACTAATGTGTACTTATTAAGCCATATTTGTGTTAAGCGGTCATGGAACTGAAGATATAGATATGTGTTCTGCGGCATTTGTTGATACCGTAATAACTTTTGTTTTGTATGATTGAAGTGTCGGTATatgttaattttttattcattGAATTATACTCTTTATATATGACATTATTCAATAACTGATGTCACCATACACTGACGTTTTCTCACTGTCACTTGAAACTTTTCTCTGACGCTTAAAATTTTAGCGCACTATAAAAAACTAAGTATGCGACAAATCTGAAACAACATACTTACAGAGAGATAAATAAGAAGATAGGCAGCTGCTGTATAGTCAACTTATGGAACATCAGACAGGTAAATTATGACTATAATGATTACAATTAGATAGTTTTGAATAATTAAactttttatatatgttttatgcatattattaatgaatatgtaattattgaatgaaaataGTTAATGGTATCGACATGcaaaatgaatattttgtttgAGAACGAATTAATGGGATCCTTGATGTAGCTATGGACAGAACTTACTCATCACTCTCTGAAGATGAGGATGTGTCGGTGttttttactattttttcGTTGtctttctttgttttctcCAAGTCAAACAGTTTAGCGTTTTCGCCGTTTAATACTTGATTATTGCCGGAATAGTACTCTACATACCATTGGTTTCTTAACATGACTGCTGCGATTGAGATTGGTGTAGATACCCATCCCAATATTACGGTGTATACTAGTTTAATGACTTGTGGCTTAGGATAGTTTCCTAACTCGTATTCTATACCTCCGATATACTTTCCAATACCAGCCAATACACCCATCGTTACTGGCCATTCGACGAACCAAATCGGAATAGCTATTAAAAGGGCGAGTATTACCTTGTGGACTGCGCATATTATGAAGTTTACAAAATTACTTCTATTTTCATCATACGTTATTAGTTGTTTCACATATCCTTTAAACGTAGGTTTTGCGCCTTCTTTAGCTTCTGGTCTTAGTCCGAAGGGTACCATGCCCCTATCAACTTCCAATGCTTTAAATGCCCATTTATTTAATCTTCCCCCAAGTGGCAGAGATGGGAAATAGAATGTATCACCAGTATAACAGTCCCATCCAACCATAATTTCTTCTATGATATGCGTGAGAACGGTCTGAACGAACAGCGTCACAGCACAATCTCCTGACATTGTATGTGGGAACCTCCATAAGGTGACTTGACGAGAACGCTTTGCGTACATACCATACGAGATAGCAAAATTTATACCACCACTAATGGCACCAGACATCAGACCTTCATAAAGAACTAGgtatacaaatatataaagcCATGATCTTTGCTTTGGAACTTTTGGTTCCGTCATTATTCAGCGTAGCAAATTAACTGAGATGTTGTTGTGGTTTTGTAACTTCAGAATATGAGTTGGATTATTTAAGATACACGATAGTCTTAgctttatatatctatatatttgtattcaTGAGTAGCAATCTACTAATTCTAAACTATGTGTAAAATATAACGATGGAATTGAGAAATATTTATCTCTTTCCGAATCCAAAGTGATTACTAACAGTGCGATATACTTTATAATCACATTCTAAAAGATGAATACCGGATTAAGACACCTCTGCACTTCCCGATAGGTATACTCAGGAAAGTTAACCCATAATGTAACCGGTACAATAGGAGAGAAGCTAACCTTATTCGCACGGAAGTGTTAGCATCGATTCGAATCGGAAAAGGCAATAACAATTATCAACTTTACACGCCCATTCACGTTTTGATAAAGCCAATTATCCCTCTCAACAGAATATTGGATTAAATTAAACTTCAGAACTCACAACATTGGCGGAGATGAAGTAAAATTTGTGGAAACTATCTCTTAAAAACAACAATAGTTTAAGTGCTCAACACTCCACTGCAGGTAACTAGGGCCCTTTGCTAAAGTTAGAAACATGCAGTTATCAATGCTCTACTTGCAAGAGTCTGATTAAACTCAAAGACTCTTTCCCCTAGCGTTTCAGAAGTTTTTCCAAATGTCCTCGAATCGATTAgataaaaacaattcaGTCTAAAACTACTCTAATTCACTCGAAAACATCTTAATTGCTGAATATCGATTTCGAATTTCGAAACCCTCCATGGGTTTCTATAGCAGTTTGGACGGAGTTTTGAAAAACTTTCTCGAGACATCGAAAAAGCAAACAATTTTGAGAAACTTCCGTTTTAGGAAATATAGGAAATACAGATGCcatcaaaagaaaaattcgTGGTGGTTGGTTTTCGAAATTGCTATATTTTGGAATAAGCAATTAGTGGACAATAGTAAGAGGGAAAAGTTCGATTTGATGCAGTGGAGCCGTATTTGGTATACGTTATGATGTATAAGAATAAGAGATGAAAGAGTAGCTGATCTTGTCATTGCGATTGGTAAGTTGTGTGGAACTagtattataaaatttgagGCATCAggattatttttattcgTTTGGATTGCGAAGTGATAATATCATCGTTCTCTGATTATTTGGGATTTTTCTTGAGAGCAAGGTAATAAATAGTCCACTTGAGAGTTCTGTGAAATAGATGGAGTCTTTTACTGTTATAGGAAAAGAATAGATTTCTGTTATGAATAAGCCGTTGAGAATTGTAACCAACAATGCAATAACTACGGCAGAGCATTCGTTGTATCTTAATCCTGCCAAGTATCTCGTTCCTCCTGAACTGAGACTCTGTGTATTTGCTCATGACAATGGATTTCTTTGTAAAGTTTATTACAGGAGATTTATGCGGCTAAAACCTTTCATATCCAATCGAGCTATGGTCAGAGATACTTACAAAGAGTATATCAGATATAAATTCAAACAAGAGAAGTATGCACGTAAGCGGTTATTAGTTCTCGGGAATGATCACGATAAATTAACGTTCCTAACCAATGACGTCAATGATAATAGTCATTTGTTATCTAGAATTCACAATACCTTAACGTTTATTGTCAAAGCCACAAGTCATATATCTCCAGAAATCGAAGATGTGGAGGGGCTTACTGTTGATAATTCTTACTGTAggaaaattttgaaaaaccTATTAACTATAGAATACGAGAAACAGTCCAAAATCTCACATTCTAAGGACCCTAGCGAGATGTATGATGAGTTACGAATCTCGTTCAATTATTTGCAAGGAGATGCAGATAGTCGAGTCAATAATAAGAGCAAATCAAAGATGTACTCCAATTCAGCAGTATTTAGGGAATACgatatatttttagtaTTATTAAACG of Tetrapisispora phaffii CBS 4417 chromosome 6, complete genome contains these proteins:
- the PRM1 gene encoding pheromone-regulated protein PRM1 (similar to Saccharomyces cerevisiae PRM1 (YNL279W); ancestral locus Anc_1.65); this translates as MPQNTYLYLQFHDRLTQIWLNKYTLVLILAALKLLMFLFSIKSSLNIAQAYVLANCDTIDNLYAQAIEDTPYYIAKFGNYMIKESMEGSVKATLTVLSLLVYSSEELFKFLIDLYLGTYECLIVSAIDGTVDVATNATEKLISYVNGSISTLANDLDNGLDDISELINKVLKVADKVENFLTGDDDDDESQIASVNLTISALRNLYIPSSINDKLEALSAKTPSFSEVKNKTQNLIAVPFEKVRNEISDIDVSKIVGNPTNLYVPSTNTSDLSVETSICSPHKAEIVSFFQDLSSVIRITVLVFVILLILGAFAMMIPEWWEEKLLWTKLYKLDDSTYSGNTVEIESSSDEEINNPFNDKNHIKTNNRSDSDFGDVIKSYFECFNPWHNRVYCLFTKISSSLSFLRRSETNTSDKPYLRWTILYVTSERALLILGIGLLGLLVCIVQLITISILNSKLNAFEQNSSMLSLSANSSAVFDKNLELWGNQTNIYINDTQTNINEQVFGWVDTTTKSLNETVTDFIDDIDDALADLFNGTLLYSPMKSVVSCVIESKLYAISNSLTWINEKAEVTLPRVNITEIKDVIVASNTSGTTQNVVERITADTLKFIRNIIKMYKQSVEIEVEIVCAILGIWLLQIPIALLILYFK
- the TPHA0F00280 gene encoding DUF2456 domain-containing protein (similar to Saccharomyces cerevisiae YHL026C; ancestral locus Anc_4.24) is translated as MTEPKVPKQRSWLYIFVYLVLYEGLMSGAISGGINFAISYGMYAKRSRQVTLWRFPHTMSGDCAVTLFVQTVLTHIIEEIMVGWDCYTGDTFYFPSLPLGGRLNKWAFKALEVDRGMVPFGLRPEAKEGAKPTFKGYVKQLITYDENRSNFVNFIICAVHKVILALLIAIPIWFVEWPVTMGVLAGIGKYIGGIEYELGNYPKPQVIKLVYTVILGWVSTPISIAAVMLRNQWYVEYYSGNNQVLNGENAKLFDLEKTKKDNEKIVKNTDTSSSSESDE
- the IRC19 gene encoding Irc19p (similar to Saccharomyces cerevisiae YLL033W; ancestral locus Anc_4.25), translating into MNKPLRIVTNNAITTAEHSLYLNPAKYLVPPELRLCVFAHDNGFLCKVYYRRFMRLKPFISNRAMVRDTYKEYIRYKFKQEKYARKRLLVLGNDHDKLTFLTNDVNDNSHLLSRIHNTLTFIVKATSHISPEIEDVEGLTVDNSYCRKILKNLLTIEYEKQSKISHSKDPSEMYDELRISFNYLQGDADSRVNNKSKSKMYSNSAVFREYDIFLVLLNETIGTML